Below is a genomic region from Dyella jiangningensis.
AGGCGGCGCAAGCGGCGCTGGCCCTGAGCGATCCCGGCGACATCAGCGAAACGCTGAGGGACGCCTATCGCGTGCTCTACAGCCTCGACAAGAAACAGGGCAACACGGCGGCGGCCTTGGCCGATTACGAGCATTACGTCGCGCAGGACGTCGGCTACCTCAACGACGTCAGCGCCAGAGCACTGGCCTACGCCATGGCCAAGCAACACGTGATCGTGCAGAAGCTGGAAACCGAGAAGCTCAGTCGCGAGAACAATATCCTTCGCCTGAAGCAGGCGCTTGACGCCAAGGCGGTCGAAACGATCCGTCTGTATGTCGTGTTGCTGCTCCTGGTGCTGGCATCCGCCGTCTTCTGGCTGTTGCGGCTCAAGCGATCGCAGCTTCATTTCAAGAAGCTGTCCTCCATCGATGGCCTCACCGGCGTCTACAACCATCAGCACTTCATGGGCGAAGCCGGCAAGGCCCTGCACCTGCTGGAGCGAAGGCAGGGCATGGCGTGCCTGTTCTTCATCGACCTCGACAACTTCAAGCACATCAACGACACGCATGGCCACGCCACGGGCGACGCCGTCCTGCGGCGTACGGTGACCATCTGCCGGCAACAGCTGCGTCCCACCGATCTGTTCGGTCGCCTGGGCGGTGAGGAATTCGGCATCCTGCTGCTCGATTGCACGCGCGAACAGGGCATGAGGATCGCCGAACGCATTCGTCGCGCCATCGACGTCGCCAAGCTGGAAGGCGATGCCGGCATCGTCACGTTCTCCGCCAGCGTCGGCCTTGCTTCCACCGAATACTGCGGCCACGACTTGCAGCGGCTGTGCAGGGAGGCGGATGCGGCGCTGTATCGCGCGAAACGCGCCGGCCGCAATCGTGTGGTGTCCGATACCGAAGAAGACGGGCTGGTCGAAGCCTGACGTGCATCGATACGCGCGCGCCATGCCTGCCGCACGCAGGCATGGCGCAACCATGCGCTACTTGATGCCGATCACCATCGAATCCGGTCCCAGCAGCGGCTCGACGCGCACGTCGCGGAAGCCCGCGGCCGTCATCCACTCGCAGCATTCCTTGCCCGTGTAATCGAAGCCACCGGGTGTTTCGATCAGCAT
It encodes:
- a CDS encoding tetratricopeptide repeat-containing diguanylate cyclase, which gives rise to MPRRWHRFTPWAALAAMAFCVTIRPSFAQTHSADLGVQLEQAESLRTADHPRFLARLNLLRSQAAAMSMRERWHLRYLEAWEASFQGDYVNAEPRLRDVIDHSDDPALAVKASAILMGDWGSNKRYEEAFELANQLVEKLPGTQDKLARFVALSYLSQLLRSAGQYELAANYAHDMAQDLPAGETACKPLAMRITALYETRKLTSSSPELQEALDACQAARDSVFTNALWLVKSDLHLDENEPLKAVQLLLRIAPSVRSDQYYSNMLTTQVQLAQAYLKLGKDDAARKAAQAALALSDPGDISETLRDAYRVLYSLDKKQGNTAAALADYEHYVAQDVGYLNDVSARALAYAMAKQHVIVQKLETEKLSRENNILRLKQALDAKAVETIRLYVVLLLLVLASAVFWLLRLKRSQLHFKKLSSIDGLTGVYNHQHFMGEAGKALHLLERRQGMACLFFIDLDNFKHINDTHGHATGDAVLRRTVTICRQQLRPTDLFGRLGGEEFGILLLDCTREQGMRIAERIRRAIDVAKLEGDAGIVTFSASVGLASTEYCGHDLQRLCREADAALYRAKRAGRNRVVSDTEEDGLVEA